Proteins encoded by one window of Vibrio rumoiensis:
- a CDS encoding TonB-dependent siderophore receptor codes for MSFAQHPLSQALSCIMKPALGLSLAFMTLPSNAEEETSTDSVDTITVTASALKVATPLAEAPRSVSVINDEQLSVQQPQKLDEALRYQPGVMTQPYGSDNNTDWFKIRGFDAATYLDGNRLFNTGYYTWNLEPYGLEQVEVLKGPASLLYGEAPPGGVVNAVSKRPGYTEGGEFELTGGSRNLQKVGIDATSFIDDDGDVRFRLVALMSKQDGTLDDTYNNRVYLAPSLAWDINSDTSITFLASWQQDDGVPTAGFFPAYGTLIDTPQGKIDPSTNYGEPGYDKNKSNQYSVGYELEHYINDTWQFKQNTRYAYTDLLLRSTYAFGSETSADLGRGIVYRDGSTQMLSMDNQFIANWGLGNTDNTTLLGVDVQQFKNDSMEADDWGPYGGTTSNINAFHPQHGNIVPIDDRATPVHIKKEQLGVYAQQQIKFNEKLIAKLGGRYDIVRLQNESTTSDEDIHNDHLSLSGGLMYLTDFGFSPYVSYSESFEVIASVDAATGKAYKPLEGKQTEAGFKYEPSFINGYFNVAWFNLTQDNGLVYDPTTAQQTQTQELTSQGVELESVAHVTKDLLARANYTYTDAKSDDGMGNEKRTALIPRHMASGWLEYDFSSLGLDSFVIGAGVRYMGSSVGSTSDSTGTLHVPAVTLYDAMARYDITPKWRAQVNVNNLTNKEYVSSCDYYCYYGEELTATATINYMW; via the coding sequence ATGTCTTTTGCACAACACCCGCTTTCACAAGCGCTTTCTTGCATCATGAAACCTGCATTAGGTTTATCGTTAGCATTCATGACTCTGCCCTCTAACGCTGAAGAAGAAACCTCAACGGACAGTGTCGATACCATCACGGTTACCGCTTCTGCGCTAAAGGTGGCTACCCCATTAGCAGAAGCGCCACGTAGCGTATCTGTGATTAATGATGAGCAACTGTCGGTTCAACAGCCTCAAAAATTAGATGAAGCGCTGCGCTATCAACCAGGTGTGATGACGCAACCTTATGGCTCCGATAACAATACGGATTGGTTCAAAATTCGTGGCTTTGATGCGGCTACTTACCTTGATGGCAATCGCTTATTTAATACCGGTTATTATACTTGGAATCTCGAACCTTACGGCCTAGAGCAAGTAGAAGTATTGAAAGGCCCAGCTTCTCTTCTTTACGGTGAAGCGCCTCCGGGTGGCGTTGTCAATGCGGTCAGCAAACGTCCGGGCTACACCGAAGGTGGCGAATTTGAATTAACGGGTGGTAGTCGAAATCTACAAAAAGTCGGAATTGATGCCACTAGCTTTATTGATGACGATGGCGATGTTCGTTTTCGTTTAGTGGCATTGATGAGTAAACAAGATGGCACACTGGATGATACTTATAACAACCGAGTGTACCTAGCGCCTAGTCTTGCATGGGATATCAATTCCGATACATCGATCACCTTCCTTGCTTCATGGCAACAAGATGATGGCGTGCCTACCGCAGGTTTCTTCCCCGCTTACGGCACTTTGATTGATACACCGCAGGGCAAAATCGATCCAAGTACTAACTACGGTGAGCCGGGCTACGATAAGAACAAAAGTAACCAATACTCTGTCGGGTATGAATTAGAGCATTACATCAATGACACTTGGCAGTTCAAGCAAAATACACGCTATGCCTATACCGACTTATTACTGCGTAGTACTTATGCATTTGGTAGCGAAACCAGTGCAGATTTAGGGCGAGGCATCGTGTATCGAGATGGTTCAACGCAAATGCTTAGCATGGATAACCAATTCATCGCGAACTGGGGGTTAGGTAATACTGACAATACCACTCTACTTGGCGTCGATGTTCAGCAATTTAAAAATGACAGTATGGAAGCCGATGACTGGGGCCCTTATGGTGGCACAACATCAAATATCAATGCTTTCCACCCGCAACACGGCAACATTGTTCCAATTGATGATCGCGCCACTCCGGTTCATATCAAAAAAGAACAGCTCGGCGTTTACGCTCAGCAACAAATAAAATTCAACGAAAAGCTGATCGCTAAGTTAGGTGGCCGTTACGATATCGTACGCCTACAAAATGAAAGCACCACCAGCGACGAAGATATCCACAACGATCACTTATCGCTCAGTGGCGGATTGATGTATCTAACGGATTTTGGTTTCTCACCTTATGTCAGTTACTCAGAGTCATTTGAGGTCATCGCATCGGTAGATGCTGCTACCGGTAAAGCTTATAAGCCATTAGAAGGCAAACAAACCGAAGCAGGCTTCAAATATGAGCCATCATTCATCAATGGCTACTTTAATGTTGCGTGGTTTAACCTGACTCAAGACAACGGTTTGGTCTATGACCCAACCACCGCTCAACAAACACAGACCCAAGAATTAACATCACAAGGTGTTGAATTAGAAAGCGTAGCTCACGTCACTAAGGATTTATTAGCAAGAGCAAACTACACCTACACAGACGCTAAGTCGGACGATGGCATGGGCAATGAAAAACGCACCGCGCTGATTCCTCGCCACATGGCATCCGGTTGGTTGGAGTATGATTTTTCTAGCCTAGGTCTTGATAGCTTTGTGATAGGTGCGGGTGTTCGTTATATGGGGTCGTCAGTTGGGTCAACTTCAGATAGTACAGGCACTTTGCATGTTCCAGCCGTCACACTATACGATGCGATGGCCCGCTATGACATCACACCGAAATGGCGAGCTCAAGTTAACGTCAATAATCTAACCAACAAAGAGTACGTATCGAGCTGTGATTACTATTGCTACTACGGTGAAGAATTGACTGCAACCGCAACCATTAACTACATGTGGTAA
- a CDS encoding ABC transporter ATP-binding protein → MFKLNQVRVHRDNRDILAIDELSIPSDGLTVVLGHNGSGKSTLVNLLSGQSQADSGQVTLNETEISDFSHKQLAKEIAFLPQKLPDVAGLTVQELVRLGRFPWRGVFGRWQNDDEKIIQEAMQKTGVAQYADNLADKLSGGERQRAWVAMLLAQQSPVLILDEPTSALDIHHQYHLMDLLQELNQQTGCGILVILHDLNLALRYATHIVALKQGKIAFSGAKELLLDDQRLTDLYETDIRLLDHPKQDDQKIAVVI, encoded by the coding sequence ATGTTCAAACTCAACCAAGTCCGCGTTCACCGAGATAATCGCGATATTTTAGCGATAGATGAACTGTCCATTCCAAGTGATGGATTGACGGTTGTGCTTGGACATAATGGTAGTGGGAAATCGACACTGGTTAACCTGCTTTCAGGACAATCGCAAGCCGACTCTGGACAAGTCACACTCAATGAGACTGAAATTTCAGACTTCTCCCACAAACAATTAGCTAAGGAAATTGCCTTCTTACCGCAAAAGCTACCGGATGTCGCCGGTCTTACGGTACAGGAGTTAGTTCGCTTAGGGCGTTTCCCTTGGCGGGGCGTCTTTGGTCGCTGGCAAAATGATGATGAAAAAATCATTCAAGAAGCCATGCAAAAAACCGGCGTCGCGCAATATGCGGATAACCTTGCCGACAAACTGTCTGGTGGTGAACGCCAACGCGCTTGGGTCGCCATGTTACTGGCGCAGCAATCTCCGGTATTAATCCTCGATGAACCAACTTCCGCTTTGGATATTCATCATCAATACCACTTAATGGATCTACTGCAAGAACTGAATCAACAAACTGGATGTGGAATTTTAGTCATCTTACACGATCTAAATTTAGCGCTCCGTTACGCCACTCATATCGTTGCATTAAAACAAGGTAAAATTGCCTTTAGTGGTGCAAAAGAATTATTACTCGACGATCAACGATTGACTGATCTCTATGAAACCGATATCCGTCTTTTAGATCACCCTAAGCAAGATGATCAGAAAATCGCCGTCGTAATCTAA
- a CDS encoding iron-siderophore ABC transporter substrate-binding protein produces MKTLFKLFALIITTFSLPSFASMTVIDSLGEHQLNDHPKRIVALNWDLAEQLLELGITPVGVPNIKDYTTWVVKPAIPNSVEDLGTRAEPNMQKLAELKPDLILAASPQKDLIPRLQTIAPVLYYQAYNADQDSAQAAIENFRNIAAIVNKSELAEQKLNAMNQRFADLRAQLETAFNGEMPSVAAMRFANQTSIYLYASNSTTDYVIHQLGLTTALPQPAKEWGIVQKRITDLQHIKDGYVIYFGPFSDTQKAQLNKSMLWKAMPFVRNGHVNEADPVWNYGGAMSMQYIAESITKSLLEIKP; encoded by the coding sequence ATGAAAACATTGTTCAAACTATTCGCCTTAATTATAACGACATTTAGCCTACCAAGTTTCGCGTCGATGACCGTCATCGATAGCCTAGGCGAGCATCAACTTAATGATCATCCTAAGCGAATTGTCGCTTTAAACTGGGATCTCGCTGAGCAATTACTTGAATTAGGGATTACACCAGTTGGCGTGCCAAACATCAAAGACTACACCACCTGGGTGGTAAAACCCGCGATACCGAATTCAGTTGAAGACCTCGGCACTCGCGCAGAACCCAACATGCAGAAGCTAGCAGAATTAAAACCTGACTTAATTTTGGCGGCATCTCCACAGAAAGATTTGATCCCTCGTCTGCAAACTATTGCGCCCGTTTTATATTATCAAGCCTATAATGCCGACCAAGACAGTGCTCAAGCGGCGATCGAAAACTTTCGCAATATTGCAGCGATAGTAAATAAAAGTGAATTGGCCGAACAAAAACTTAACGCCATGAACCAACGTTTTGCTGATTTAAGAGCTCAGCTAGAAACGGCCTTTAATGGAGAAATGCCAAGTGTGGCAGCGATGCGTTTTGCCAACCAAACTTCTATCTACTTATATGCGAGTAATTCCACCACGGACTACGTGATCCATCAATTAGGCTTAACCACGGCCCTACCTCAACCGGCAAAGGAATGGGGGATCGTACAAAAGAGAATCACCGATCTGCAGCATATTAAAGACGGTTATGTGATCTACTTCGGCCCCTTTTCTGATACGCAAAAAGCACAATTGAATAAATCGATGTTATGGAAAGCGATGCCATTTGTCCGCAATGGTCATGTTAATGAAGCCGACCCAGTTTGGAATTATGGTGGGGCAATGTCGATGCAATATATTGCCGAATCCATCACCAAGAGTTTGTTGGAAATAAAGCCATAG
- a CDS encoding ABC transporter ATP-binding protein, with product MFKFFEGLTKPFPKDAVNTPPNTLFAFCMHYSRDFLLPIIFMSILSACIAIIEVSLMGFMGSIVDMLSNHTPETLWDAEGTRIIGMGLVIIVVIPVIGFFHSMIMHQTLLGNFPMSIRWLAHRYLLNQSVTFYQDDFAGRIATKVMQTSLAIRETVMKFADMLVYITVYFVSMFVLMAQADLWLMVPVFVWLVAYVLTQIYFVPKMKRIATEQADARSLMTGRIVDSYTNIATVKLFSHTNRETEYAEKGMKSFLKTVYAQMRLATVFLFSIDMLNYLLLFSVAALSIGLWMNSMITVGAIAVAISLALRIQGMSKWIMWEISAIFENIGTVVDGMNTLSKPVITQDVDNAPALKVDKGQIEFDNISFHYGEANKAVINGLNLNIKPGEKVGLVGRSGAGKSTLVNLLLRFYDLESGAIRIDGQDISQVKQDSLRGKIGMITQDTSLLHRTIRENILYGRPDATEEELLAATKQAHAHEFIEGLTDTFGNVGYDAQVGERGVKLSGGQRQRIAISRVLLKDAPILIMDEATSALDSEVEAAIQESLYELMEGKTVIAIAHRLSTIAAMDRLIVLDKGEVLEQGSHQELLAHGGVYAQLWAHQTGGFLGSDEDKEKVVNI from the coding sequence ATGTTCAAGTTTTTTGAAGGTTTAACCAAGCCTTTTCCTAAAGATGCGGTAAATACGCCACCGAATACCTTGTTTGCATTTTGCATGCATTACAGCCGTGACTTTTTATTGCCAATTATTTTTATGTCAATTTTGAGTGCTTGTATCGCCATTATTGAAGTGTCTTTGATGGGGTTCATGGGGTCAATTGTTGATATGCTTTCTAACCATACGCCAGAGACATTATGGGATGCGGAAGGTACGCGTATTATCGGCATGGGATTGGTCATTATTGTGGTGATCCCTGTGATTGGCTTTTTCCATTCAATGATCATGCACCAAACGTTACTTGGTAACTTTCCTATGTCGATTCGTTGGCTTGCCCACCGCTATTTGCTCAATCAAAGTGTGACGTTTTACCAAGATGATTTTGCAGGGCGAATTGCGACTAAAGTGATGCAAACGTCGCTCGCTATCCGTGAAACAGTGATGAAATTCGCCGATATGTTGGTTTATATCACGGTTTACTTTGTGTCGATGTTTGTATTAATGGCGCAGGCGGATTTATGGCTTATGGTACCTGTTTTTGTTTGGCTGGTGGCCTATGTTCTGACTCAGATTTATTTCGTACCTAAAATGAAACGTATTGCCACTGAACAGGCGGATGCGCGTTCATTAATGACGGGGCGTATTGTTGATAGCTACACCAATATTGCGACCGTGAAACTGTTTTCACACACTAATCGTGAAACGGAATATGCTGAAAAGGGCATGAAGTCATTTCTGAAAACCGTTTATGCACAGATGCGTTTAGCAACGGTATTCTTGTTCAGTATTGATATGCTTAACTACCTACTGCTTTTCTCAGTGGCGGCACTATCTATTGGCTTATGGATGAATAGCATGATCACGGTAGGTGCGATTGCCGTAGCGATCAGCCTAGCACTACGTATTCAAGGCATGTCGAAATGGATCATGTGGGAAATCAGCGCCATTTTTGAAAACATTGGTACGGTGGTCGATGGGATGAACACCTTGTCCAAACCGGTGATCACGCAAGATGTGGATAATGCCCCTGCATTGAAAGTCGATAAGGGACAAATCGAGTTTGATAATATCAGCTTCCATTATGGTGAAGCGAATAAAGCGGTAATTAATGGCCTTAACTTGAACATTAAACCGGGTGAAAAAGTTGGGTTAGTCGGGCGCTCTGGTGCCGGTAAATCGACGCTAGTGAATTTGTTGCTGCGTTTTTACGATTTAGAAAGTGGCGCTATTCGTATTGATGGCCAAGATATCTCTCAAGTGAAGCAAGATTCTCTACGTGGCAAAATTGGCATGATCACTCAAGATACATCGCTATTGCATCGTACTATCAGAGAAAATATTTTATATGGTCGCCCTGATGCGACAGAGGAAGAGCTACTTGCTGCTACAAAACAAGCGCATGCCCATGAATTTATTGAAGGCTTGACTGATACCTTTGGTAACGTCGGCTACGATGCTCAAGTCGGTGAGCGTGGTGTGAAGCTTTCAGGTGGGCAGCGTCAACGTATCGCCATTTCTCGTGTGTTACTAAAAGATGCGCCAATTCTCATCATGGATGAAGCCACCTCTGCGCTTGATTCTGAAGTTGAAGCGGCAATTCAAGAAAGTTTGTATGAATTAATGGAAGGTAAAACCGTGATCGCGATTGCGCACCGTTTATCGACGATTGCTGCGATGGACCGTCTTATTGTTCTCGATAAAGGTGAAGTCCTAGAGCAAGGTTCACACCAAGAACTGTTAGCACACGGTGGGGTTTACGCTCAACTGTGGGCTCATCAAACCGGTGGGTTCTTGGGGAGTGATGAAGACAAAGAAAAAGTTGTAAATATATAA
- the fhuB gene encoding Fe(3+)-hydroxamate ABC transporter permease FhuB: MSSLRFPIIIASFLALLLIAVTSLQIANPLSLYQQWHLLMGAEAQEFADFNFVYAQLPRAVMAIIVGAMLGLVGSLMQQLTQNSLTSPLTLGTSSGAWLALIVVNVWFPNLASDYMALSAMVGAMFAMGLVITIAGPKNITGLPLILSGMVVNILFGAIATAIILLNDQYAKNVFIWGAGDLAQNGWEMVQWLLPRLSVALVLLAIAPRILNLMRLGHQGAAARGLNVIPYFIVLIALGLWVVSASITAVGVISFIGLLSPNIARAIGARTPKAELYTSMVIGSIALLATDILALLISQFTQEMIPSGTTAAAIGAPALVWFSRRALKAQDQISIKLPPSKNYLSNLAVPALFAMTCVMLFVSATLSMTDNGFHWAIPDAFTWDLRWPRFVTALSAGVALAAAGTVLQRLIYNPLASPDILGISAGATFALVGATVFLGTNIFASGSWIAFAGSMIVLVALLLLGRKNQFAPSSMILIGIAISALIESLVQFALAKGTQDTYTIIGWLAGSTYRVTGHGAIILALSVTVIFSALISVSRWLTLISAGRQFAAARGLNVQATSVILLCSVALLCALVTTTMGPVAFVGLLAPHMAVMIGAKQARSQLLVAGLMGGLLMLLADWIGQIVLFPMQIAAGTVVSIIGGSYFLLLLIRGQKTQR, from the coding sequence ATGTCTTCCCTTCGCTTCCCTATCATCATTGCTAGTTTTTTAGCGTTACTGCTTATCGCAGTGACTAGCTTGCAAATCGCCAACCCATTGTCCCTTTATCAACAGTGGCATTTATTGATGGGTGCAGAAGCACAAGAATTTGCCGATTTCAATTTTGTTTACGCCCAACTACCTCGCGCGGTAATGGCCATTATCGTCGGGGCAATGCTTGGCCTAGTTGGTAGTTTGATGCAGCAATTGACTCAAAACTCGCTGACATCACCACTGACACTCGGAACCTCTTCTGGTGCATGGTTAGCCTTAATTGTGGTCAATGTTTGGTTTCCTAATTTAGCCAGCGATTACATGGCCCTCTCGGCAATGGTAGGGGCAATGTTTGCCATGGGACTTGTGATTACGATTGCTGGACCGAAAAACATTACCGGTCTGCCGTTGATTTTATCCGGTATGGTCGTCAACATCTTATTTGGCGCGATTGCGACTGCGATTATTTTACTCAATGATCAATACGCGAAAAACGTGTTTATTTGGGGCGCTGGCGATCTTGCACAAAATGGCTGGGAAATGGTGCAATGGTTATTACCTAGGCTCTCGGTTGCTCTTGTATTACTGGCTATCGCGCCGCGTATTCTAAACTTAATGCGGTTAGGGCATCAGGGCGCAGCCGCTCGTGGTCTCAATGTTATTCCTTATTTCATTGTTCTCATCGCACTTGGCCTATGGGTCGTCTCCGCTTCAATTACTGCGGTTGGTGTGATTAGCTTTATTGGTTTGTTGTCACCTAATATTGCCCGTGCCATTGGCGCGAGAACACCGAAAGCTGAGCTGTATACCAGTATGGTCATTGGTAGCATCGCCCTTTTAGCTACCGATATACTGGCGCTGTTAATTAGCCAATTCACTCAAGAAATGATACCTAGCGGTACGACAGCAGCAGCCATTGGCGCGCCCGCTCTCGTTTGGTTCAGCCGCCGCGCGTTGAAAGCACAAGACCAAATTTCCATCAAGCTTCCACCAAGTAAAAATTATCTCTCTAACCTAGCGGTACCGGCATTATTCGCGATGACATGCGTTATGTTGTTTGTCAGTGCTACGTTATCCATGACGGATAACGGTTTCCATTGGGCAATTCCTGATGCCTTTACGTGGGATCTACGTTGGCCTCGTTTTGTGACAGCTCTTTCCGCTGGCGTTGCTCTCGCAGCCGCGGGCACTGTATTGCAACGCCTTATTTACAACCCATTAGCGAGCCCTGATATTCTTGGCATCTCCGCTGGGGCCACCTTTGCATTAGTTGGCGCGACGGTATTTTTAGGCACCAATATCTTTGCTTCAGGCTCATGGATTGCATTCGCAGGTAGTATGATTGTACTGGTCGCCCTACTCCTTCTAGGGCGTAAAAATCAATTTGCGCCATCGAGTATGATCCTAATCGGTATTGCCATCAGTGCATTAATCGAATCTCTAGTCCAATTTGCACTCGCAAAAGGCACCCAAGATACCTATACCATCATAGGCTGGTTAGCTGGCTCGACCTATCGAGTTACCGGTCATGGCGCGATTATTTTAGCGCTTAGTGTTACTGTTATTTTTTCAGCATTAATCAGTGTGTCTCGCTGGCTAACACTTATTTCAGCAGGCCGTCAATTTGCTGCTGCTCGCGGGTTAAATGTACAAGCCACCAGCGTCATTCTACTTTGCAGTGTAGCCCTACTATGCGCGTTGGTTACCACGACCATGGGCCCTGTTGCCTTTGTGGGTTTACTCGCACCACACATGGCAGTGATGATTGGCGCCAAACAAGCTCGCTCACAGCTACTGGTTGCAGGATTAATGGGTGGGCTATTAATGTTACTTGCCGATTGGATAGGTCAAATAGTGTTATTTCCAATGCAAATTGCTGCCGGAACCGTCGTCTCGATTATCGGTGGCAGTTACTTCTTACTTCTGCTAATCCGTGGACAAAAAACTCAGCGCTGA